A window from Calliopsis andreniformis isolate RMS-2024a chromosome 5, iyCalAndr_principal, whole genome shotgun sequence encodes these proteins:
- the Cks30a gene encoding cyclin-dependent kinase subunit 30A isoform X3 — MSHKIYYSDKYYDDKYEYRHVVLPKEMVKSVPNTLLSEKEWRAIGVQQSQGWVHYMIHKPEPHILLFKRKITTRPPSDDQVA; from the exons ATGTCGCATAAAATCTACTACTCGGATAAATACTACGACGACAAATACGAATACAG GCATGTGGTGTTGCCAAAAGAGATGGTAAAATCAGTGCCTAATACCCTGCTTTCTGAAAAAGAATGGAGAGCTATTGGTGTTCAGCAAAGTCAGGGATGGGTACACTATATGATACATAAACCAG AACCTCATATTTTGCTCTTTAAGCGAAAAATAACCACCAGACCGCCATCAGATGATCAAGTAGCTTAA
- the Cks30a gene encoding cyclin-dependent kinase subunit 30A isoform X1, protein MSHKIYYSDKYYDDKYEYRHVVLPKEMVKSVPNTLLSEKEWRAIGVQQSQGWVHYMIHKPGSKGNDVMAPPKRFKNFMSENMLTMLTVIGVVAGTVLGLILRYSRDDPWTKREIMYIQFPGDIFLRMLKALILPLIVASIVSAIGGLDLNLSGKIGIRSIYYYAATTLSAVVLGIILVLLIRPGEFHTHEVSVKENVKTPRNVTTVDTLLDLVRNVFPPNLVQACIAQYRTILIEPKNATQANDIQNWEISHQYGDGMNTLGLVVFGIVFGIALSKMEEAGKPLLNFFDTLSEASMLITKWVIWTSPIGVLFLVASKILEIEDLGAIVGQLGLYFLTVLLGLFIHGFGSLSVIFFICTRELPFKLLAKMGQVVATAFGTSSSTATLPVTIQCLDKMGLDPRVTRFVVPIGATINMDGTALYEAVAAIFIAQVRRVPLSLGNVIGVSITATAASIGAAGIPQAGLVTMVMVLDTVGLPAEDVTLIIAVDWLLDRFRTTINVVCDALGAYVVEHMSKKELEATATLQEETIELARVGKIDA, encoded by the exons ATGTCGCATAAAATCTACTACTCGGATAAATACTACGACGACAAATACGAATACAG GCATGTGGTGTTGCCAAAAGAGATGGTAAAATCAGTGCCTAATACCCTGCTTTCTGAAAAAGAATGGAGAGCTATTGGTGTTCAGCAAAGTCAGGGATGGGTACACTATATGATACATAAACCAG GATCAAAAGGAAACGACGTCATGGCGCCACCTAAACGATTTAAAAACTTTATGTCAGAAAACATGCTAACAATGCTGACAGTGATTGGTGTTGTTGCCGGTACTGTCCTCGGCCTCATCTTGAGGTACTCCAGGGACGATCCATGGACGAAACGCGAGATCATGTATATTCAGTTTCCAGGAGACATATTTCTTCGAATGTTGAAGGCACTGATTCTACCTCTAATCGTAGCTAGCATTGTTAGCGCGATTGGTGGCTTGGATCTTAATTTGTCTG GAAAAATTGGTATAAGGTCGATTTATTATTATGCAGCTACAACTCTGTCTGCTGTGGTTCTTGGTATAATATTGGTCTTACTTATAAGACCTGGTGAATTCCACACTCATGAGGTATCTGTAAAAGAAAATGTAAAGACACCTAGAAATGTGACAACTGTAGATACTTTATTAGACTTAGTCAG AAATGTGTTTCCTCCAAATCTTGTACAAGCTTGCATTGCTCAa tACCGTACAATCTTAATAGAACCCAAAAATGCAACACAAG CAAACGACATACAAAATTGGGAAATATCTCATCAGTATGGGGATGGCATGAATACCTTAGGTTTAGTTGTCTTTGGAATTGTTTTTGGAATAGCTCTCAGTAAAATGGAAGAAGCTGGAAAAccactgttgaatttctttgaTACTTTGTCTgaagcatcaatgctcatcaccaaATGGGTTATATG GACCTCTCCCATTGGTGTGCTATTTCTGGTTGCTTCAAAAATCCTGGAGATTGAAGATCTTGGTGCTATTGTTGGACAACTGGGCCTATATTTTCTCACAGTATTATTAGGTTTATTCATTCATGGTTTTGGATCACTCTctgttatattctttatttgcaCAAGGGAATTACCATTTAAATTACTTGCAAAAATGGGCCAAGTAGTAGCTACAGCATTCGGTACTTCGTCGAG CACAGCTACTCTACCAGTAACAATACAATGCTTAGATAAAATGGGTTTAGATCCCAGAGTTACAAGGTTTGTTGTGCCAATTGGTGCTACTATAAATATGGATGGAACTGCATTGTATGAAGCAGTTGCTGCAATTTTCATAGCTCAAGTTAGAAGAGTCCCATTAAGTCTTGGTAACGTTATTGGTGTTAG tataacAGCTACTGCAGCAAGTATAGGGGCTGCTGGTATTCCACAAGCTGGCCTTGTTACAATGGTTATGGTTTTAGATACTGTAGGGCTTCCTGCTGAAGATGTAACGCTCATCATTGCAGTAGATTGGTTGTT gGATCGTTTCCGGACAACTATAAATGTTGTATGCGACGCACTTGGAGCTTACGTTGTCGAACATATGAGTAAAAAAGAACTTGAAGCAACTGCAACTTTGCAAGAGGAAACAATTGAGCTAGCTAGAGTAGGGAAAATTGATGCATAA
- the Cks30a gene encoding cyclin-dependent kinase subunit 30A isoform X2: MAPPKRFKNFMSENMLTMLTVIGVVAGTVLGLILRYSRDDPWTKREIMYIQFPGDIFLRMLKALILPLIVASIVSAIGGLDLNLSGKIGIRSIYYYAATTLSAVVLGIILVLLIRPGEFHTHEVSVKENVKTPRNVTTVDTLLDLVRNVFPPNLVQACIAQYRTILIEPKNATQANDIQNWEISHQYGDGMNTLGLVVFGIVFGIALSKMEEAGKPLLNFFDTLSEASMLITKWVIWTSPIGVLFLVASKILEIEDLGAIVGQLGLYFLTVLLGLFIHGFGSLSVIFFICTRELPFKLLAKMGQVVATAFGTSSSTATLPVTIQCLDKMGLDPRVTRFVVPIGATINMDGTALYEAVAAIFIAQVRRVPLSLGNVIGVSITATAASIGAAGIPQAGLVTMVMVLDTVGLPAEDVTLIIAVDWLLDRFRTTINVVCDALGAYVVEHMSKKELEATATLQEETIELARVGKIDA; encoded by the exons ATGGCGCCACCTAAACGATTTAAAAACTTTATGTCAGAAAACATGCTAACAATGCTGACAGTGATTGGTGTTGTTGCCGGTACTGTCCTCGGCCTCATCTTGAGGTACTCCAGGGACGATCCATGGACGAAACGCGAGATCATGTATATTCAGTTTCCAGGAGACATATTTCTTCGAATGTTGAAGGCACTGATTCTACCTCTAATCGTAGCTAGCATTGTTAGCGCGATTGGTGGCTTGGATCTTAATTTGTCTG GAAAAATTGGTATAAGGTCGATTTATTATTATGCAGCTACAACTCTGTCTGCTGTGGTTCTTGGTATAATATTGGTCTTACTTATAAGACCTGGTGAATTCCACACTCATGAGGTATCTGTAAAAGAAAATGTAAAGACACCTAGAAATGTGACAACTGTAGATACTTTATTAGACTTAGTCAG AAATGTGTTTCCTCCAAATCTTGTACAAGCTTGCATTGCTCAa tACCGTACAATCTTAATAGAACCCAAAAATGCAACACAAG CAAACGACATACAAAATTGGGAAATATCTCATCAGTATGGGGATGGCATGAATACCTTAGGTTTAGTTGTCTTTGGAATTGTTTTTGGAATAGCTCTCAGTAAAATGGAAGAAGCTGGAAAAccactgttgaatttctttgaTACTTTGTCTgaagcatcaatgctcatcaccaaATGGGTTATATG GACCTCTCCCATTGGTGTGCTATTTCTGGTTGCTTCAAAAATCCTGGAGATTGAAGATCTTGGTGCTATTGTTGGACAACTGGGCCTATATTTTCTCACAGTATTATTAGGTTTATTCATTCATGGTTTTGGATCACTCTctgttatattctttatttgcaCAAGGGAATTACCATTTAAATTACTTGCAAAAATGGGCCAAGTAGTAGCTACAGCATTCGGTACTTCGTCGAG CACAGCTACTCTACCAGTAACAATACAATGCTTAGATAAAATGGGTTTAGATCCCAGAGTTACAAGGTTTGTTGTGCCAATTGGTGCTACTATAAATATGGATGGAACTGCATTGTATGAAGCAGTTGCTGCAATTTTCATAGCTCAAGTTAGAAGAGTCCCATTAAGTCTTGGTAACGTTATTGGTGTTAG tataacAGCTACTGCAGCAAGTATAGGGGCTGCTGGTATTCCACAAGCTGGCCTTGTTACAATGGTTATGGTTTTAGATACTGTAGGGCTTCCTGCTGAAGATGTAACGCTCATCATTGCAGTAGATTGGTTGTT gGATCGTTTCCGGACAACTATAAATGTTGTATGCGACGCACTTGGAGCTTACGTTGTCGAACATATGAGTAAAAAAGAACTTGAAGCAACTGCAACTTTGCAAGAGGAAACAATTGAGCTAGCTAGAGTAGGGAAAATTGATGCATAA
- the Vps25 gene encoding vacuolar protein sorting 25 — protein MAEIEWPWQYSFPPFFTLQPHTDTRAKQIAAWKSLLLEYYRVTKQAIVDVREVHSSPLFNNTAINRKLPSDVVLLILEELAKSGNASPLDKSKQRWLIYWHTLEEWGEIIYNWVQEKGLIGSVCTLFELTQGEDTVDQEFHGLDTEVLIRALKTLEVNKKAELILFDDNQGVKFF, from the exons ATGGCAGAAATCGAGTGGCCGTGGCAGTATAGTTTTCCCCCTTTCTTTAC tCTCCAGCCTCATACTGACACTAGAGCTAAACAAATAGCAGCATGGAAAAGTTTATTATTAGAATATTATCGCGTCACAAAACAAGCAATTGTAGATGTACGAGAAGTGCATTCAAGCCCTTTATTTAATAACACTGCAATCAATC GAAAGTTGCCATCCGATGTTGTTTTGTTAATATTGGAAGAATTAGCAAAATCAGGAAATGCAAGTCCATTAGATAAAAGTAAACAGAGATGGTTAATTTATTGGCACACTTTGGAGGAATGGGGCGAAATTATTTATAACTGGGTCCAAGAAAAAGGACTCATTGGATCTGTATGTACTCTTTTTGAATTAACACAAGGAGAAGATACAGTAGATCAAG AGTTTCATGGGCTTGATACAGAAGTACTAATTAGAGCACTTAAAACATTAGAAGTAAATAAAAAAGCAGAGTTGATTTTGTTTGATGACAACCAAGGAGTAAAATTTTTTTGA
- the LOC143179836 gene encoding uncharacterized protein LOC143179836: protein MDLKYNYFFYANACHICKCFGQGVCLKRCGNCMMIAYCSKVHQKEHWSQHKDLCNAICNVLKDNKMSSFLNDTVNLCAEEWSQMKMNFMLLVALKISRKLEYYEEQMFKFLRSCTVCHNMNSKVLVDCPACPNISFCTKHKNDEKHNKLCFLLKSCFILDLAAIKYERKTPEFQIPNCINYVNLPTNIKDFIDCYIKSEPILHLSREEEIMINTEHLTRPLTFLYAIQKLRYLSRDENIVIHIIAANMVEINGIELWEILLHWLPNITVATIVLIGPELLSGSISLQLCENCRSSNKQFLIQMHGTVYHNYVHSNLHIKPNFIIGYNAGIHEYEDSKNDTWLQSLHLINKQNCPLILTSYTQSEAEKEKMKINRILNSNVKCICSEENPYSSWRPYRDFETEGIYYQNQCIIIYKNLMHNKCC, encoded by the coding sequence ATGGATCTTAAATATAACTACTTTTTTTATGCCAACGCGTGCcacatttgtaaatgttttggtCAAGGGGTTTGTTTAAAACGATGTGGAAATTGTATGATGATAGCATACTGTTCAAAAGTACATCAAAAAGAACATTGGTCACAACACAAAGATTTATGCAATGCAATCTGTAATGTATTGAAAGACAACAAAATGTCAAGTTTCTTGAATGATACAGTAAATCTATGTGCAGAAGAATGGAGCCAAATGAAAATGAACTTTATGTTATTGGTAGCATTGAAGATCTCTAGAAAATTGGAATATTATGAAGAGCAAATGTTTAAGTTTCTTAGGTCGTGCACAGTTTGTCATAATATGAATTCAAAAGTACTTGTGGACTGTCCTGCTTGCCCAAATATTAGTTTTTGTACAAAACATAAAAATGAtgagaaacataataaactcTGTTTTCTGTTAAAATCTTGTTTCATATTAGATTTGGCTGCTATAAAGTATGAAAGAAAAACACCTGAATTTCAAATACCAAATTGTATAAATTATGTAAATTTACCAACAAATATCAAAGACTTTATAGACTGCTATATAAAAAGTGAACCAATTTTACACTTATCCAGGGAAGAAGAAATAATGATTAACACAGAACATCTTACACGACCTTTAACTTTTCTTTATGCAATACAAAAATTAAGATATTTGTCAAGAGATGAGAATATTGTTATTCATATTATTGCAGCTAACATGGTAGAAATCAATGGTATAGAACTTTGGGAAATTTTATTGCATTGGCTACCAAACATAACAGTAGCAACTATCGTGTTAATAGGACCTGAGTTATTGTCAGGTTCTATATCACTGCAGCTTTGTGAAAATTGCAGATCTAgcaataaacaatttttaattcaGATGCATGGTACAGTCTATCATAATTATGTGCATAGCAATTTGCATATTAAGCCAAATTTTATTATTGGGTATAATGCAGGCATTCATGAATATGAAGACTCTAAGAATGATACTTGGTTACAATCATTgcatttaataaataaacaaaattgTCCACTTATTTTGACATCCTATACTCAATCAGAAGCAGagaaagaaaaaatgaaaatcaaTAGAATTTTAAATAGCAATGTAAAATGTATATGTTCTGAAGAAAATCCATATTCAAGTTGGAGACCTTACAGGGATTTTGAGACTGAGGGAATATACTATCAAAATCAGTGCATAATCATTTATAAAAACTTAATGCATAATAAATGCTGTTAA
- the LOC143179837 gene encoding NEDD8-conjugating enzyme UBE2F isoform X1 encodes MITLRGKLKKDADIANSKSRDYNKRISVRDKLLIKEVQEMEHTLPNTCQVTFNDPHRLHEFTLLIVPDEGYWIGGRFYFQIYIPEDYNMAPPKVNCLTKLWHPNISEEGDVCLSLLRQNSIDGMGWAPTRKLKDVVWGLNSLFTDLLNFDDPLNRDAADLFIKNKESFRKKVKDYVMQYAMR; translated from the exons ATGATCACCTTAAGAGGGAAACTAAAAAAAGATGCTGACATAGCTAACTCCAAAAGCAGAGACTATAACAAACGTATTTCTGTCCGTGATAAATTGTTAATTAAAGAG GTACAAGAAATGGAGCATACTTTGCCCAATACCTGTCAAGTTACATTTAATGATCCACATCGTCTTCATGAATTTACACTTTTAATTGTTCCTGATGAAGGGTATTGGATTGGAGGTCGATTTTACTTCCAGATTTATATACCTGAAGATTATAATATGGct CCACCAAAAGTCAATTGTTTAACAAAATTGTGGCATCCTAACATAAGTGAAGAAGGTGATGTTTGTCTTTCATTGCTTAGGCAAAATAGTATAGATGGAATGGGGTGGGCACCAACTCGTAAGCTTAAAGATGTTGTATGGGGTTTGAATTCCCTTTTTACT GATCTTTTAAATTTTGATGACCCTTTAAATAGAGATGCAGctgatttatttataaaaaataaagaatcaTTTAGAAAGAAGGTTAAAGATTATGTTATGCAGTATGCAATGAGATAA
- the LOC143179837 gene encoding NEDD8-conjugating enzyme UBE2F isoform X2: protein MVQEMEHTLPNTCQVTFNDPHRLHEFTLLIVPDEGYWIGGRFYFQIYIPEDYNMAPPKVNCLTKLWHPNISEEGDVCLSLLRQNSIDGMGWAPTRKLKDVVWGLNSLFTDLLNFDDPLNRDAADLFIKNKESFRKKVKDYVMQYAMR from the exons ATG GTACAAGAAATGGAGCATACTTTGCCCAATACCTGTCAAGTTACATTTAATGATCCACATCGTCTTCATGAATTTACACTTTTAATTGTTCCTGATGAAGGGTATTGGATTGGAGGTCGATTTTACTTCCAGATTTATATACCTGAAGATTATAATATGGct CCACCAAAAGTCAATTGTTTAACAAAATTGTGGCATCCTAACATAAGTGAAGAAGGTGATGTTTGTCTTTCATTGCTTAGGCAAAATAGTATAGATGGAATGGGGTGGGCACCAACTCGTAAGCTTAAAGATGTTGTATGGGGTTTGAATTCCCTTTTTACT GATCTTTTAAATTTTGATGACCCTTTAAATAGAGATGCAGctgatttatttataaaaaataaagaatcaTTTAGAAAGAAGGTTAAAGATTATGTTATGCAGTATGCAATGAGATAA